The genomic interval AGACGCCGCGCCCCGGAGCCCGGGGACGCAGGCACACACCCACTTCCGGCGCGGCGTCTGACGCAGGGCGGACGTCGGCACGCTCGGGACGTCGGTTCCTTGGGTCGCCCTTGAAGGCCCCTTTCCGGTCTGTCTGGCAAGGTCCAAGTGTCAGCTTGTGTCGGTCTACTGCCTCGTTTTCGCAAGAAAGGAAAATATCCTCACAGGAACGAGATCCCCCTCGTTCTCAGGGACGACGCACTTCCCCAGAAAAGAGTGGCTGTCGGCCAGCGTTTCTTCAGGCAGTGCCGCGGGCAGCCCTCGGGCCCTTGTAAGGCGCGCGCCACAGCCCCGCCTCCTTCCTTTCGGCCGGAACCGCCATCTTCCAGGTAGGCCTTTCGCGTGGCTCCCGGAGCCCCTCGTCCCCCACGCGTGAGTACCAACCCTGTGGCCGCTGAAGTGGGACATTAGAGCCCTAGGGAGACTGTCTAGCCTGCTGGGGCCCGCTGGCCTGGGTGGTGGAGCTGTGTCCGTCCAGACGGGGCGCGGCGGATGCGGGGCCGGACCTGGGCCTGCGCCCGGGGGCCGAGGACTCGACTGCGGCCCCACGTGGGGACAGGctcagggaagaggagaccgacgCACGGGGCTGAGGCCACTCGGGTCAGTCGGGAAAGGGAGTTTTTCCTGTGCGGCCACGGCTTCAGCCCCGTTACCCTAGGCCTTTGCGGACAGGCTCTGGGGCTGCGTGGTCTCACGTCTTTCGAACTCCTTCATTGTGCAGTTTTAACCTGTATTCTAGAACCAGAACTGTAATGCTTTCGGGTAGGGACTTTGGGGTAAAAGAAACAGGTTAAAATCGAGGCGCCCGTTTTAATTTCCCGCTAGGTGTGTGCGTGTGAAAGTCTGGGGTCGTGGTCGGAGAATCGCACTGGTGCCCAATGAGTCGACCTGGATGAGGAACCTCAGACCACTTGTCACTGATGCACGAAAATGAGTTCTGGTGGTTTTAATTTTGGCCCGGGATCGCAGTTGGGCTAAGGGAAAGAACTTTGTTTGTCACGGGTATTGATTGTTTTGTTAACGCCAGGACACCAAGTGTTGAGCGAAAGAATTCCTGAATATCTGCGCCTGGTTTAGAAGTTTAAGGGGAAAGCTCTTGAATAACCAATTAGATCTTGGTTTTGCGTCTTTTTGTCTAGTTTGTAGCAGCGAGCTACCAGAATTGAGCAAATTGTGGGTTGCACCCCAGTGGGTCCCATTTGAGGTAGTAGTATAAAATCTGAAACACCATTGCTTGGGTTGTTGAGTATTGTTTGTAGAAACGCCTTCGATTGTATGTATATTGGATCATGATGGATTTCTGACTCGGAAAGTGGGTCCATTGGAAGGAGCATGGACTCAGGAGTCAAAAATGACTTCCATTACTGGTTCTGTCACTTTGTGACTCCGTAAAGTGACTTGGACCTGCAGAACACGTCTCCTTTTTATGAACTTAATGTAAGTTTGTATGAACTTGATGCAGTTAGGAATTAAAACGGTACTTGATAGATGCTTAATTGCCTTTTAAAGTGAAGTGTGCATTTGTTGTGAATGGGAGACTGATTTATGTTAGAACACTGTCAGCAACCTAAAAGGCGTTTTGGTACATTTTTGCCTTGTGATAGGAGTAGTTGCCAGCTGTGGTAGTTCTACCCTTGGATGATTGGAAATAATCAAAACCATTGTTTTGACATTTTGGGGAAAAGTGAGACGTTCAACTCTAAAAGCCTATAGGTGAATTCTTAGATAAAGTTAAGTCCTGCTTACTAGTTAGCACCTTCCATGTGCTAGGAATTGCTCAGTACTTTGTAGCAGCATAATCTCAGTTAATTGTATAAGTATTAATTCCATTTTACATACGAGAATCAGAATTTAAATGTAGGTCTCTCGGCAAGTAAGTGCCAAACCTGTGTCAAAATCAGTTCAGTGATTataaagcctttttttccctccctttggcCTTATGTATGCTTCCTAGTAAACCACTGAGTAATCATGTATGAAGTAAGTTGGGGATATTTGACAGTTAATAGATGCTGTATAAGAAATTGGTCACAGAAAACTAGGTTGATGAGGAAGGGGGGTTTAATCCATTATgttaaaattaagcaaaattcCAGTGTTCTTGGCAGTGTAGGCTGGTTCTTCAGATGTGTTGTGGTAGCAGTCCTGTTGTGATTCTATATTCTAATAGGGAAAGTACTGGTTTGGGTTCTAACATCCAGTTCAGCTTCTTAGGCGTTTTAAAGTTGTAGAGCTTAGGCAGTAGTGGTAAAGATCTTACTTGGTAAAatgacaaggttttttttttttttttctcctttataaagAACTACTGATTGGTGAGCCAGCTTTTTAAGATAGTTCACTAATTCTGATGTTCCTACTGAAATGCATGCATTTGTAATTACACATTTTTTGGTTAAAGGGCAAGTATCAATTTTGCAGTAATATTTTGACTGTTCTATACTTTTTGGTTTCAGTAATTCGCCAGAATgaccaacacaaagggaaagaggaggggcaCCCGCTACATGTTCTCTAGGCCTTTTAGGAAACATGGTGAGTAGATTCACCCCTCTTGGGAGCAAGCATGGCATACATTTGTGTTTTATTAACTTCGTGCTGTGGTTCATATAAGGTGTTTTTAAATGGCATTAATTAACCAGCATCCACCTGGCTTGTAAATAAAAAGCATGAATTTTATATAGTAGTCACTTTAAAACACATAACTGGCAAAAAGATAGTGTGTTTTGAAAGCTGGAAGgattacaaatttttttaattgtgactTTTTAATGTTGATATTGACTATATTGggatctttttgtttttcaggagtTGTTCCTTTGGCTACATACATGCGAATCTATAAGAAAGGTGATATTGTAGACATCAAGGTAAAATATGAAATTGGGGACATATCCTACAGAATAACATTAGAAGTTAGAAAAGTTGGGTTTAATCTAATTCAAATACAAGTGTATTTTGTATCTTTGGCTATATTTTGTCTtcctaaatgaagaaaaatctatTTCCTGAAGAAGAGGTAATGAGAGTGTAGAAACgcctgttttaattttattttcagaaaccaGAGTGCAATTCTTGAGTCTAAGAATTTTCTCATTACTTCTTTTTAACAGCTAGTGGGAAAATGAGAGGGGTAAATCATGAgagtttatatttaaatgtgtCCTGGCAGTCTAGAGCTTAATGATGATTGTCTCTTTTGATGCTTTAAAGCAacgtgaaaaaaatatttcaccgGCTCTGAAAGCTCTTGAGTTGCCATTTAACGAAAAAAATCTTAGAGTATCTTAGTTACTTTGGGTTTAAAAGGAAGGGGAAATTGTTGTCATAATATCTCCTTTCtaaagttgggagtttgagatttgtaaatgttaaccactgtgtataaaaatagattgaaaaaacATTAATtctatatagtacagggaactatattcagtatcttgtaataacctttaatgaaaaatatgaaaacaaatatatgtatgactgggatgttatgctgtgtaccagaaattgacacattgtaaccgagatacttcaattaaaaaaaatgaaacatttatctcCTTTCTTAACAGGGAACTGGTACTGTTCAAAAAGGAATGCCCCACAAATGTTACCATGGCAAAACTGGAAGAGTCTACAATGTTACCCAGCATGCTGTTGGCATTATTGTAAACAAACAAGTTAAGTAAGTAATGTCATGGTTCTCCGTGGCTGCTTAGTATTCCTTCATACCCCCTTTTCACTTTGCCAATTGGACTTATGTCTTTATTGGTCATTCAAGTGGGGCAAAGGAAACATCCTTTTAAAACTCAAGCAGACTGGGTGTTTGTCTTGTAACCTGTCAGAGGAAACAATAAACTTAACGGGAAAGTCTTACGGGATTTGTTCCTAAGCAGttctagttttcagagtataaaggGTTTAATAGGGTGTACATTTTATTAGCAGTCTGGTTTTGGTTAAATTATTTGGTGTTTCAGAGTCTTATCACCTCATCAGAAGAGAGCTTAACAGTGGGGATGTTTGCCTCAAGGCCTCATCCAATGAGATTAATAAATGAAACTGCTGAAACAATTTTCTGAATTTTGGCTATGTTTTTGATGAAGCATTTAGAAGAGTTTCTTCTCTGTCCAGGGGCAAGATTCTTGCCAAGAGAATTAATGTGCGTGTTGAGCATATTAAGCACTCTAAAAGCCGAGATAGCTTCCTGAAACGAGTGAGGGAAAATgatcagaaaaagaaggaagccaAAGAGAAAGGTACTTGGGTTCAGCTGAAGCGCCAGGTGAGTACTTGACATGGTTTCTCAGTATCAAGTATATTATTAGTGCTGAGAGCATTTTGAAGGAGAGTACAGTATTTTACATAATTattctcttgcctttttttaATAGCCTGCTCCACCCAGAGAAGCCCACTTCGTGAGAACCAATGGAAAGGAGCCTGAACTGTTGGAACCCATTCCCTATGAATTCATGGCATGAGAGgtgtaaagaaaattaaaagacctGCACTGTACAAATGTTTGTCTTAATTGAGTAGAAGTTTGTCCCCTTCCCCAAAGAACtatttaaagcaatttttaattGTGTCCCAATTCAGTGGGTGTTATCTTTATTCAAATTTAGTGTTTCTCTTCCTGGAAGGTGTGAGGTGGTTTATCGTGCGGTATAGTCCATTGATTAGGAAACTGccagatatttattaaatacttacacTAGTTTTGAAAATAGTCTTTCTAAATTCCTATGAAAATAAGGGTTTAAAGAATAAGTGAAATATCTCTTGCATTACGATTAAGCACAGGGAAAGTTTATTACTCATAATTGCACTATAAATAGCTGTGTTTTGAGAATCAGAACTCAGCTTTGAAGCCTATTacttaaaaatacattgtttaagGCCTCCTCCCCATCCTTTGAGTTATATACTAGTGCTGAGTTTTGACCCCTCTTGCAACAGGGCTCAGAAAATGTGTTAGTGATCATTTGAATACCTTTTTTATTTCAACCAAGGATAAACACTGATATGTTTAATATGTGGTATTCAAAGCACTTTACATAATGTACTCATAAAAAACTtggaataatttattttgttcattttacaatgttgcaggTGCAGAGTGTTAGAcaaagattcaaacccagaaaGTCTGGCTGCGTCATCAGGTCTTAATCATTAGTGCTATAGTGCTTCATAGTAATGAGAACATTTTGAAGTTACTTTGTATAGTTGGGACACATTTTAGGTTTTCTGTTACTTCCTGGATATTTTTAATTGGATATGGCAGACGTCCAAAAGGAAATTGATAGCATCCCATCCCAGCTGCCTTCAGTATTTGATACCTGTAGcaagtttatttaaaatggaaaccTAGGCTTCTTGTGTTCAGTGTTCTCTGCCCACTGTTAGTCTTGAGGACAAGAACCTGTTAAATGCTGTGAATAGGTAAAACCACTAGTGTTGGTGGCCTTCCGTTTGCCGAGTAAAGTGATGGTAATAGGACTGCTTGGGAATCCAGCAAACCTGGTTTTAAATCTTGGTGAGGGGCTAAAGCCTAATAGTAAATGATGGTTATTAATTTTAAGGATGTGTATCTAGTGGTGGAGGCTTATGTTTAAACATATCGGACAACAGAAATTACCATTCACCACCACCACAGAAAACAAGGAGAACCTTACACACTGCGTCAGTTGACATTCCTGGTCTGTTCTTTGATCTAAGTTAGTTGATGGCACCACTTATGCACCCAGTTGAAGTTACTGTAACTCTTTTCAGTCACTTTGCatattttgaaattctgtttCTTGTGTATCTTTAacagccttttcttctttccaggcCTGCCCCTTTGGTCACACACTTCATTTCTCCCTTAGAATCTTAGGGCAGCTTCAAGGCTTCACCTTTACTGGTTATGCTGCAGGTGGCTTAACCTGTGTGTTGCTTCTCTTGCCTGTGAAAAGGGTAGTGAAagtgccctccccaccctccaaggGTGGTTGTGAAGCTTCTCTGGGAATCCAAGTAGGGGACACAACACGGTGTCACAGGTGAATGGTCAGTAACTGCTGGCTTTTGCTGCATGATCTGGTCCTAGTTCAGAGCTTTGTAGTTTTACTCCACAACAAGAATATTTTAGAAATCCAACTAATACATAGCTCCTAATAATTTCATTTCTTCCCAGGATATGTAACTAGTCTGGTTCCTACTAAATTGTTTCTATTTCCTGTTTTCCTACATTATACTCTAACTTTTTAGGAAAATTTGCTTATTGGAACGGCTTTGTCACCCCAGTTGTTTTACACAGGTACTTGACTTTGCGTGAAATACCTACACTTTGTTCATTTGCTGAGTTCCTGCTTGTCCACCTTGAGTCATAGGTGAACCGTTCCTGATAAAAGTATTTCAAGGAGAGGAATGAAAGTGTTTGTAATCAAAGAGATTACTTCTGGCCTTGGGTTGATGGAGTGAAATCCCCCATATCTTTGTTCCCAGGACAGGTGTGTTAGCTTCTCTTACGGTGTTTACAATTTTTAGAAAACTTCTGCCTTCCCCACTAGACCTGAGGTTAGGGACTGTGCCTTACTAAATTTTGCACTCCTAGTGCCTGGCAAGTAGTAAGCATTCCATAAATGCTCTTTAATGGGAAaagcactgcttttttttttctttaatagacatttttattctactttatgtccaattttattttcctatggATTTTACTGTAGTGTTTCTCTGAGTTTTGAGGGCTAATCACCATGTTGCTCAGGAGTAATTGGGATTATCAATCCCCCATGTGGTGTGGAAAGATCAAGAGACCtcaaacattttttgtttgttcttcagcAGTTCATGTTAACCCTGCTTTCTGTCTCCGTAAAAGGAGAGTATCATCTGTGAACTGGGATTGGACCAGGTGATTCCTAGACATCATCTATGCACTTTGAGTCTCTGATTCCGTATTTAACCAGGACCAAATGAAGTACATTTGTGACAAAAAGGAAATGGGAGTGTAAGTTACCTTGATTCAGAGGGGCTGGTGATGCTGAACACTGAGAAAAGGGAGGGCTGCAAAGAGAACTAAAGGGAGTTACATTTAGGGCAGATAATCAGAAAATGTGAGCTCTTCCATCTGATGTATAGTGCagtaattttctaaaatactGTCAGTGGCATACTATGAATATGCTAAAAGGTATTTTTTGATCCTTTAAGGATAGATTTTCTCACATGCACAATGTGAGAATGCACAATACTgagtttaaaatgtttctcagatTCTTGGTTCATTCTGATAAATTGCCCTAAAGGGTTATGCCAGTTTGCTCTCCATGAGTGAGTGGAAGTGTTGTGTCTGCGCCTCCTCAGCACTGGTCGTTACCATTTCGTCTTGGTTAAGGCTAATCTGGTGGGAGAAAATGCTCTACTGAGTTTGGCCTCAGCTTCTGGAAGGCTTCCTGTTTTACCTCTGCTGTAGTCTGTACTGGGCTTCATTGCCTTTCTGACCTCCAAATACTGAAGTACCTTTATACTCCTGCTCAAAGCCCCATGTCAGCTGGCGTCTGCCTGCCTTTCTGGCCTCGTACCACTTCCAGCCCCCAGTCAGATTCAGTTATGCTGGCCTCCTTGCTGCACCTTGAATATGTCAAGTGCACACTTGCCTCAGAGCTTTTGTATTTGACAACTTGGTATTTTTTCTGGAATAAACAGGCTCCCCGTGATTTATTTCCTTTAGTCTCAGATTTTAGCCAAGACTTTCTTAGCATTGTGTGAAAATaagcagactccttcctctgcccctttCTGTGGAGGGTGGCTGGTTTCCCACTACCTTGTGTTCTGCTGGGGAGTGTCATCAACTTGCATCTACGGTACTTTCAGTTAGGGAATACTTCATTGTTACCTACTGTACTCAAGGAGGTCAGGCACCATTAAGGAGGTTGTAATCTAGGAGGAGCAGTAAGGCTGGGAGTCCTGTAAAGACCAAGGCAAAACAAGGCACCAAGGAGAGGCAAAGGGCAGTAGAGGGGAGAGTTGGTGTTCAAGGGGCTCTTGTTTTCACGGGTTACTCCTGGCCTCTTGTTTCCTTGACCTTTTCCACTTGCTGCTTCCTTGCCTTCAGCCTGCAGACTTGGAATGCCAGCAGATGAAGCAAACagcttttccttgtttcttttgtAGCTTAAGTTCCATCTCCCTCTGCATATCTGGCTTCCGCCTACACCACTCTAATGAAACTACTCGTAAAAGTTACCAAACACCTGCTAATTAAATTTAGAGACcttttttccatttactttatCTCCCTGATGTTTGACAGccaacaatttttttctcttccagaggCTTCTGCTATCATACTTTACCCGGCTTCTACCTATCTGACTCCCCCTTACCCTCCTTATTCTGGATTCTCCTTGCTGTTCCACACCTGTCACTCTCCTAAGTTCTTTCTGGGTGATCTCGAAGTATGGTTCCCCAGCAGGCAGCATCAACATCTTAGAACTTGGTAAAAATgcagaatcagaaattctggggttGGGGCCCAGCACTCCACAAGCTCTGGGTGGTTGAGATGCATGATTAAATTTGAGAACCACGAAATTTATGTTTCTAGCCATCTCTAACACGCTTGAGGTTCAGATTTCAAGCTCACTTTCTCTGAAGCTGTAGATACGTATTTCCAGTTCCCTCTTGGGCACCTCCTTTGGGTTATAATGGTTCTGAGCAGAGTAGAGTTGAAACCAAGTTTTCTTAGTAAGCCATGACTGAATGAGGCTGCATGGTTCCTTGAATTgttagttctttcttttttgatctaGCTAGGTATTAAGGCCAGCTGTTTATGTTTAGTTGAACGCAATTCCAAGGGTTGAGTAAAATATATCACACTTTGTGCAATTTTCCCCTGTATATTGTTGCCAAAAAACCCATCAGTTTCATGTTCCCACTAGTGTAGATTAgcattttctctgcatttggatggaaaagattctaaaatataaacaattactAAAATTTAACAATAAGAATTGCTAAAATATCAGAGGTTAGGTTTGTCTTACTTGAGCacaagagaaagaattttaaacaatttGACTTATTTGGAGTGTTTATAGCATATTCCTTCATCCCAGTCCCACTTAAACGGAAGAAAAATGATGCTGTTAAGAGACGTTCAGAATCTTAGTTGCTTGGTTGTGAATAGTAACAGTGAGGCAGCACCTGCAGCTGTTACTGCTAAGGTGGAAAATGTGTCATGGAACAGTGAATAAGCAGTCTGAGGTTCCGCATTGATTCTTTTTTCAGACAGCGAAGTGGTGAGGAGCAATTGATAGACCATCTCATAAAGCCCCAAATGGAAAAGGCACAGAGAAAATCCTCTCATAGTACTTTACTAGCATGATTGCAGTTTATGGAAATCATTTGGGTTGGAAAAGAAATGCAGCGGGGTACTCCTTACTGTCCATAAAATGAGATGATGGCTTTTGACACTTGTGTGTGGTACCGTCCACCCTTGAGGACAGTTCAATGGCTTTCCATAGCCTCCAGATGAATTCCTTAGCATGGTCTTGCTTGCCATCCACAGTCTGGTCCCCAGCCTTTTGGGTCATCTACCACATCCTAATCTTTGAGACTGCTCATGCTTCCCAAGCTTACCGTATGCTTCCTGCCTTCATGattttgctcatgctgttctcaGCTTGATAAAACATTTTCTACCCATGTGTTTCCATCTAGCAAATATGCTTGCAGACTACGTCATTTCTCCCTGTAGCTTTCTCTGGTTACTCACCCCCCACTTCAGATTTTCTCGGGATAAAATTAGTGTAACAAAATAGGtgtgaattaatatttatatacagCACAAAGTGATAACCACCAAAAGTGTAGTTACCATCCCCACCATTTTACCCCCTTCAACCTTTTCACCTACCTTCCAACCTCCATCCTCTCTGGTAATGCCTAACacgttctctgtatctgagttttattttatttgtccatttttttttaagattgcacatatgagtgaaattatTTGGTgtttgtctttatctgatttactttgcttagcataatgcccttgagggccgtccatattgtcacaaatggcaagatttcatttttctttgtggcTAGGAAGTAATcttgcatatgtatgtatattccacATCTTTATCTGTTTATTCATCAATGGATacttcatatcttggctattgtaaataatgctgcagtgaatataagcatgcatgtatctttgaattagtctttttgtattttttggataaatacccagaactggagtagctggatcatatggtaggtctgttGATTTTGTGAGGAACCTCCCTACtgtttccatagtagctgcatcagtttacgttcccaccagtgcacagggctcccttttctccacatccttgccaacgttTATTCCTTATCTTTTTGTTAGTAGCCATGCTgacagatgtgaagtgatacAGTTCTggttgatttacatttccctgatgactagtgatgttgaacaacTTTCCGTGagcttgttggccatctgaatgtctgggaaaatttttattcagatcctctgcctgttttttaattgggtaattttgttgttgagttgtatgagttctttatatattttggatagtaGCCCCTTACCAGACACATAATTTGCAAGTATCTCCCATTCAGTGGGTTGCGTTTtcatggtggtttttttttttttttcttcttttggaagaATAGTCAATTACAATACGGGTTTTAGGTgtccagcacagtgattcagtatttttataaattatactccattaaaagttattacaaaataatggctatagttccctgtgctgtatagtatatCCTTGTTTATTTCATACACAGTAgtttatatctttgtttttttattttaatgatagtgccttgctgtgcagaagctttttagtttgatgtagtcccatttgtttatttttgcttttgtttcccttgcctttggAATTTGATCCACAGAAACATCATGAAGGCTGATGTCAGGGAGGttatcacctatgttttcttctaggatttttatggtttcaggtgttACCTTCAGGCCAGTCCGTTTTGAGTCAGTTTTTGTGTACGGTATaagatagtggtctagtttcagTCTTTTGCATATTGtggctgtctggttttcccaacaccgtttattaaagagactatcaTTTCTCCATGGtatgttcttggctcctttgtcataaattaatgtCCACATGTGTgtgggaaaaggaaataaaaggcactcAATTAGAACTAGAAGATtcaaccaaggaggtgaaagacctgtacactgaaaactctTTAAGACATTGATCGAAGAAATTGAAgaccaaataaatggaaagatttttccatgctcatggattggaatgacaatactacccaaagcaatttatAGATTcggtgcaattcctatcaaaattccagggGCATCACAGAACTGAGAcacatatttctaaaatttatatggaaccacaaaagatcccaaattgccaaagca from Camelus bactrianus isolate YW-2024 breed Bactrian camel chromosome 14, ASM4877302v1, whole genome shotgun sequence carries:
- the RPL21 gene encoding large ribosomal subunit protein eL21, translated to MTNTKGKRRGTRYMFSRPFRKHGVVPLATYMRIYKKGDIVDIKGTGTVQKGMPHKCYHGKTGRVYNVTQHAVGIIVNKQVKGKILAKRINVRVEHIKHSKSRDSFLKRVRENDQKKKEAKEKGTWVQLKRQPAPPREAHFVRTNGKEPELLEPIPYEFMA